Proteins from a single region of Primulina tabacum isolate GXHZ01 chromosome 5, ASM2559414v2, whole genome shotgun sequence:
- the LOC142545282 gene encoding isoflavone reductase homolog: MGKSRVLVVGGTGYIGKRLVRASLAEGHRTYILRRPEIGLDIDKLQLLLEFKRQGVELVEGSFSDHRSLVEAVKRVDVVVSAMSGVHFRSHNLLQQLKLVDAIKEVGNIKRFLPSEFGLDPARMEHALEPGRVTFDEKMIVRKAIEEANIPHTYVSANCFAGYFVGNLSQMGTLLPPKHTVSLYGDGNVKVVYMDEDDTATYTIKSIDDPRTLNKTLYLRPPENILTQRELVELWEDLAGTTLEKIPISEEDFLVQLKGSDNFAEKVGMGHFYHIFYEGSQINFEIGENGEEASQLYPQVRYTRMSEYLKRYL; this comes from the exons ATGGGAAAAAGTAGGGTTCTTGTAGTGGGTGGAACAGGTTACATAGGCAAGAGGCTTGTCAGGGCAAGCTTGGCGGAGGGCCACCGTACTTACATCCTCCGGCGGCCGGAGATCGGACTTGACATCGACAAGTTGCAGCTCTTGTTGGAGTTCAAGCGGCAAGGGGTGGAGCTGGTGGAGGGATCCTTTTCCGACCACCGTAGCTTGGTGGAGGCGGTGAAGAGAGTGGACGTGGTGGTATCAGCCATGTCGGGGGTGCATTTCAGGAGCCATAATCTGTTGCAGCAGCTGAAACTCGTTGACGCCATTAAAGAAGTTGGAAACATCAAG CGattcttgccttcggagtttgGGTTGGACCCTGCGCGGATGGAGCATGCCCTTGAGCCAGGAAGAGTTACTTTTGATGAAAAAATGATTGTAAGAAAAGCCATTGAAGAAGCTAACATACCTCACACATATGTCTCCGCCAACTGTTTCGCGGGATATTTTGTCGGAAATCTCTCTCAGATGGGAACCCTTCTCCCTCCAAAACACACAGTCTCCCTCTACGGAGATGGAAATGTCAAAG TGGTCTATATGGACGAAGATGATACAGCAACTTATACGATAAAGTCCATCGATGACCCTCGTACGTTGAACAAGACTTTGTACTTGAGGCCACCGGAAAACATTCTAACTCAAAGAGAGTTGGTCGAACTATGGGAGGATCTTGCGGGAACAACACTGGAGAAAATACCCATTTCAGAAGAAGACTTCCTAGTTCAATTAAAAG GGAGTGACAACTTTGCTGAGAAAGTTGGAATGGGACATTTCTATCATATTTTCTACGAAGGAAGCCAAATAAACTTTGAGATTGGTGAAAATGGAGAAGAAGCTTCACAACTTTATCCTCAAGTTCGGTACACTAGAATGAGTGAATATCTGAAGCGTTACCTTTGA
- the LOC142545281 gene encoding G-type lectin S-receptor-like serine/threonine-protein kinase At1g67520 — MIKLPFLTRKDTMMKSQKLLSLNTVFWILCSLLVSQVACLDTIKQGEQLNFTSQLVSQRNNFTLGFYTPQDSTDSYVAVWYTARDSFPVWIGNRDNAVGNDSSPILTISDTGALIIVHHRENDPITLYAGGASRNASAILLESGNFVVTDGSSGTVLWQSFDYPTDTLLPGIKLGLDHRTGRKWILTSWFGDNNPASGPFTLEWDTSARGLVVRRRGVVYWTGGAMKDYYGESGDFKYQVKTFENLNFDPDPLNWNYNFTNVTTQDEEYFAYSLFQDPRWTPEDRKVISGWRLVYTGDISDTDNLRPYIVMVSLCYGYRPVGYKGCDLWQQPRCRNSRETFFLRSGSFLERSGLVASSVDVKNSSLSFSDCRENCWNNCDCFGFYGYESGCIYWTGKDLQFRQSLDGSEVRKYVISSISSDKGASKRRRIIIAVVVPIGLLFLGTALFLLLRFRHGKKREEEVQELLTLEGYTGTYELEDGGAKGHDLRLFTYASILAATDNFSSKNKLGEGGFGPVYKGVTPERHHIAVKVLSRSSGQGLLEFKNELILISKLQHINLVKLIGFSIHGDDKIIVYDYMPNKSLDVFLFDSSKRGLLDWLKRFTIIEGIAQGLLYLHKYSRLRIVHRDLKSGNILLDEGMNPKISDFGLARIFKQSTSEANTERRVGTYGYMAPEYAMQGIFSLKSDVYSFGVLVLEIVSGRKNNSFHDIQGPLNLVEHAWELWSNDSAAELMDPTLRGSCNIQQLHRCIHIGLLCVENNVVDRPSIEDVTSMLKNEMKDMPMPKNPAFITRNSVIELNKKISPQNNYSVNEISLTQTEEGR, encoded by the exons ATGATAAAACTACCGTTTCTGACCAGGAAAGATACCATGATGAAATCCCAGAAATTATTGAGCCTAAACACCGTTTTCTGGATTCTTTGTAGCTTACTGGTCTCCCAAGTCGCATGCCTTGACACCATAAAACAAGGGGAACAGCTGAATTTTACTTCTCAATTAGTTTCTCAAAGAAATAATTTCACCTTGGGGTTCTATACACCACAAGACAGTACCGACAGTTACGTAGCCGTATGGTACACGGCTCGCGATTCCTTTCCGGTGTGGATTGGCAATAGGGATAATGCTGTTGGCAACGACTCCAGCCCCATTCTTACGATAAGTGACACCGGTGCGTTGATTATCGTGCACCATCGAGAAAACGATCCTATCACGCTATATGCAGGCGGGGCGAGCCGTAACGCGTCTGCGATTTTGTTGGAGTCGGGGAACTTTGTGGTAACCGATGGCTCTTCAGGCACTGTTTTGTGGCAGAGTTTTGATTATCCGACTGATACATTACTTCCGGGGATAAAACTCGGATTGGACCACAGGACCGGGAGAAAGTGGATACTCACTTCTTGGTTTGGGGATAACAATCCTGCGTCTGGTCCTTTCACGCTTGAATGGGATACGAGTGCACGCGGACTTGTGGTTAGACGACGAGGGGTGGTTTATTGGACTGGTGGTGCGATGAAGGATTATTATGGCGAGTCGGGCGATTTTAAGTATCAAGTCAAGACTTTTGAGAACTTGAATTTTGACCCGGATCCGTTGAACTGGAACTATAACTTCACAAATGTAACGACTCAGGACGAGGAATATTTTGCCTATTCGCTTTTCCAAGATCCACGCTGGACACCTGAAGACCGGAAGGTTATTTCAGGATGGAGACTGGTCTATACGGGGGACATTTCCGACACTGataatctcaggccttacatcgTAATGGTTAGTCTTTGTTATGGTTATCGTCCCGTCGGTTATAAAGGGTGTGATCTTTGGCAACAGCCGAGGTGCAGGAATAGTCGTGAGACATTTTTTTTGAGGTCTGGCAGCTTTTTAGAGAGAAGTGGACTTGTTGCTTCTTCGGTTGACGTTAAGAATTCGAGCCTAAGTTTTAGCGACTGTCGGGAGAATTGCTGGAATAACTGCGACTGTTTCGGATTTTATGGGTATGAATCCGGGTGCATTTATTGGACAGGCAAAGATTTGCAGTTTCGGCAGAGTCTTGATGGCTCTGAAGTTCGAAAATATGTTATTAGTTCTATATCTTCGGATAAAG GTGCGAGCAAGCGGAGACGGATAATCATTGCGGTAGTAGTTCCTATAGGGCTGCTTTTTTTGGGCACAGCTCTGTTTCTTCTGCTAAGGTTTAGGCACG GGAAAAAAAGAGAGGAAGAAGTGCAGGAACTCCTGACATTAGAGGGATATACTGGCACATATGAGCTTGAAGATGGAGGAGCAAAGGGCCATGATCTTAGACTCTTCACATATGCATCTATTCTTGCTGCTACAGATAACTTCTCCTCTAAGAATAAACTGGGAGAGGGTGGTTTTGGCCCAGTTTATAag GGCGTGACACCTGAAAGGCACCACATAGCAGTAAAGGTTCTGTCACGAAGCTCAGGACAGGGATTGCTTGAGTTTAAAAACGAGCTAatacttatttcaaaattgcAACATATCAATCTTGTGAAACTAATAGGTTTCTCCATTCACGGAGATGATAAAATTATAGTATATGACTACATGCCTAACAAGAGTCTCGACGTCTTTCTCTTCG ATTCATCCAAGAGGGGGCTACTGGATTGGCTCAAACGTTTCACTATCATCGAAGGGATTGCTCAAGGACTACTATATCTGCACAAGTACTCGCGCCTGAGGATAGTTCATCGAGACCTGAAGTCAGGTAACATATTACTCGATGAAGGTATGAATCCCAAGATTTCTGATTTTGGTCTCGCGAGAATCTTTAAGCAAAGTACCAGTGAAGCCAACACAGAAAGGCGTGTTGGGACCTA TGGTTATATGGCACCTGAGTATGCAATGCAGGGGATATTTTCTTTGAAATCAGATGTTTACAGTTTTGGAGTTCTTGTTCTTGAGATTGTGAGTGGCAGAAAAAACAACAGCTTCCACGACATTCAAGGACCTCTAAATCTTGTAGAACAT GCTTGGGAGCTATGGAGCAATGATTCTGCTGCAGAATTGATGGATCCAACACTGAGGGGTTCATGCAATATTCAACAACTACACAGATGCATTCATATCGGCCTTTTGTGCGTCGAGAATAATGTGGTTGACCGGCCGAGCATAGAAGATGTTACATCCATGTTGAAGAATGAAATGAAGGATATGCCCATGCCCAAGAATCCAGCTTTCATCACAAGAAATAGCGTGATTGAATTGAATAAGAAGATATCACCACAAAACAACTACTCAGTCAATGAAATCTCACTTACTCAAACAGAAGAAGGAAGATAA
- the LOC142545091 gene encoding protein FAR1-RELATED SEQUENCE 5-like, translated as MEDDNPTEELGGKYIEGVELDHISQKQCGVSDLSMPENVDVLTEISVVDILENKLAVGSIVNSVEEAYLLYCQYAHAKGFNVRKGDQRCFPKTNELQSKEFNCSCEGLKDEKCSSKRIPVYQKLITRTKCKAKLKITREKGGEWRVSRFLEEHNHEMFALDQTHLLRSARNLSHAKKSTLEAMVNAGISVSNAVSFMENEACGPQNLGFIKKDAYDHMSRLKKHTKVENGDATALIQYFIEKANKENYFYWNVQLDDDDRVMNFFFRDYKCAVDYEYFGDVLLIDTTYRSNKYNLICAPFIGINHHMQNVLFGLAFMSYETEASFEWLFTTFLDAMYGKQLETIFSDQ; from the coding sequence ATGGAAGATGACAACCCAACTGAAGAGTTGGGGGGAAAATACATTGAAGGAGTAGAACTGGATCACATTTCACAAAAGCAATGTGGAGTTTCTGATTTATCTATGCCAGAAAACGTTGATGTACTAACTGAAATCTCTGTTGTCGATATTTTGGAGAACaaactagcagtgggttcaaTTGTGAATAGTGTTGAAGAGGCATATTTGTTGTATTGTCAGTACGCGCATGCCAAGGGATTTAATGTGAGAAAGGGTGATCAACGTTGTTTTCCCAAAACTAATGAACTTCAATCAAAGGAATTTAATTGCTCATGTGAAGGTTTGAAAGATGAAAAATGTTCTAGTAAAAGGATTCCAGTTTATCAAAAGTTGATCACTAGAACCAAATGTAAAGCCAAATTGAAAATTACAAGGGAAAAAGGGGGTGAATGGCGGGTGAGTAGATTTTTGGAGGAGCATAATCATGAGATGTTTGCACTTGATCAAACTCACTTGTTAAGATCGGCACGCAATTTATCACATGCAAAAAAATCCACTCTAGAAGCTATGGTGAATGCTGGAATATCTGTCTCTAATGCAGTTTCTTTTATGGAAAATGAAGCATGTGGGCCACAAAATTTAGGTTTTATTAAAAAAGATGCATATGACCATATGAGTAGGCTAAAAAAGCATACCAAAGTTGAGAATGGAGATGCAACTGCACTTATCCAATATTTTATTGAGAAGGCGAACAAAGAGAATTACTTTTACTGGAATGTGCAATTGGATGATGACGATAGAGTGATGAATTTTTTCTTTAGGGACTACAAATGTGCAGTGGATTATGAATATTTTGGTGATGTGCTGTTGATTGACACAACATATAGATCAAACAAATACAATTTGATTTGTGCTCCATTTATTGGTATAAATCACCATATGCAAAATGTGTTGTTTGGTTTGGCTTTTATGTCATATGAGACCGAAGCTTCTTTTGAGTGGTTGTTTACAACATTTCTTGATGCTATGTATGGAAAACAACTTGAAACTATATTTTCAGACCAATGA